A region from the Vibrio sp. SS-MA-C1-2 genome encodes:
- the prlC gene encoding oligopeptidase A: MTNPLLTFTDLPLFSQIEPQHVKPAVEQAIADCRAKVEEVLANNAAPSWETICQPLAEVDDRLSRIWSPVSHLNSVMNSPELREAYESCLPLLSEYGTWVGQHKGLFQAYQTIKSSEQFASLNQAEKKSITNALRDFTLSGIALTADKQHRYGEITKRLSELGSTFSNNVLDATMGWSKHITDESLLSGMPESAMAAAQAGAQAKDLDGWLLTLEFPSYLPVMTYCDNRELRAEMYQAFVTRASDRGPHAGQWDNSDIMAEELQLRHELARLLDFNNYSEKSLATKMAETPDQVLTFLNDLAVRAKPQGEKEVAELTAFAAEHYQATELQPWDFTYYSEKLKQHQYNISDEELRPYFPEQTVVSGLFEVVNRVFGMTITQRDDIDVWHESVSYYDIFDQSGELRGSFYLDLYAREHKRGGAWMDECRVGRTTINGEHQTPVAYLTCNFNKPIGDKPALFTHNEVTTLFHEFGHGIHHMLTKVDVPAVSGINGVPWDAVELPSQFLENWCWQEEALSFISGHYETGEPLPKALLDKMFASKNFQAAMFVLRQLEFGLFDFTLHTNYDPELGAKILETLQQVKLQVSVVPSPEWNRFPHGFSHVFAGGYSAGYYSYLWAELLSADAFSRFSEEGIFNEEVGQDFLHAILEMGGSEEPMELFKRFRGREPQIDALLHDKGIA; this comes from the coding sequence ATGACAAATCCATTGCTTACATTTACTGATCTTCCGCTCTTCTCTCAGATAGAGCCTCAACATGTAAAACCAGCGGTAGAGCAAGCAATTGCTGATTGTCGTGCCAAAGTAGAAGAGGTGTTAGCTAACAATGCAGCGCCAAGTTGGGAAACTATTTGCCAGCCTCTCGCTGAGGTTGATGATCGCTTAAGTCGTATTTGGTCACCCGTGAGCCATTTGAATTCAGTCATGAATAGTCCTGAGTTGCGTGAAGCGTATGAAAGCTGCCTTCCTTTGCTTTCAGAATACGGAACTTGGGTGGGGCAACACAAAGGGTTGTTTCAAGCTTATCAAACAATTAAGAGTAGTGAGCAGTTTGCGTCATTAAACCAAGCTGAGAAAAAGTCGATCACCAATGCACTGCGTGACTTTACCCTATCTGGTATCGCATTAACGGCGGATAAACAGCATCGCTATGGTGAAATTACTAAGCGTCTTTCTGAGCTAGGCTCAACTTTTAGTAATAATGTATTAGATGCCACCATGGGTTGGAGTAAACATATTACCGATGAATCACTGTTATCTGGTATGCCTGAATCAGCAATGGCTGCAGCACAAGCTGGTGCTCAAGCTAAAGATCTTGACGGTTGGTTATTGACCTTAGAGTTTCCATCATACCTTCCTGTGATGACCTACTGTGATAACCGTGAACTACGAGCTGAAATGTATCAAGCCTTTGTGACTCGTGCTTCTGATCGTGGTCCACACGCCGGTCAGTGGGATAACAGCGACATTATGGCTGAGGAGTTACAACTTCGTCATGAGCTAGCTCGACTACTCGATTTTAATAATTACAGTGAAAAGTCATTGGCAACCAAAATGGCTGAAACACCGGATCAAGTATTAACCTTCTTGAATGATTTAGCGGTGCGTGCAAAACCACAAGGTGAAAAAGAGGTCGCGGAATTAACGGCGTTTGCTGCTGAACATTATCAAGCTACCGAGTTACAACCGTGGGACTTCACCTATTACTCAGAGAAATTGAAACAGCATCAATATAATATTTCTGATGAAGAGCTACGCCCTTACTTCCCAGAGCAAACGGTCGTTTCTGGTCTATTTGAGGTCGTTAATCGAGTCTTTGGGATGACGATTACGCAACGTGATGATATTGATGTGTGGCATGAGTCGGTCTCTTATTACGATATCTTTGATCAAAGTGGTGAATTACGAGGCTCTTTCTACTTAGATCTCTATGCTCGCGAACACAAACGTGGCGGGGCATGGATGGATGAGTGCCGAGTTGGTCGCACAACCATTAACGGTGAACATCAAACACCTGTCGCTTATTTAACCTGTAACTTCAATAAGCCGATTGGTGATAAGCCTGCACTCTTTACTCATAACGAAGTGACGACACTGTTCCACGAGTTTGGTCATGGTATTCATCATATGTTGACTAAAGTCGATGTGCCAGCGGTTTCAGGGATCAATGGAGTTCCTTGGGATGCGGTAGAGCTACCAAGTCAATTCTTAGAAAATTGGTGTTGGCAGGAAGAGGCACTGTCGTTTATTTCTGGTCATTATGAGACGGGCGAGCCGTTACCAAAAGCCTTACTTGATAAGATGTTTGCGAGTAAAAACTTCCAAGCGGCGATGTTTGTACTACGTCAGTTAGAGTTTGGCTTGTTCGATTTCACGCTACATACTAACTACGATCCTGAGTTGGGTGCAAAAATCCTTGAAACGTTACAGCAAGTTAAGTTGCAAGTTTCAGTGGTGCCTAGCCCTGAATGGAATCGCTTCCCTCACGGCTTTAGTCATGTTTTTGCTGGTGGGTATAGTGCCGGTTACTACAGCTACCTTTGGGCTGAACTGCTCTCTGCAGATGCATTCTCACGCTTTAGTGAAGAGGGAATTTTCAATGAGGAAGTTGGGCAAGACTTCTTACATGCCATTCTTGAAATGGGGGGCAGTGAAGAACCGATGGAGCTATTTAAGCGCTTCCGTGGTCGTGAGCCGCAAATCGATGCGTTGCTTCATGATAAAGGAATTGCTTAG
- a CDS encoding class I SAM-dependent methyltransferase produces MQIRLISQQPEHQQQLEQLAERWQLVDDETNDFALVLTPTHLELQKLDEPKLGAIFVDWVSGASNHRRKFGGGKGQAIAKAVGLKNGVVPTVLDGTAGLGRDAFVLASLGCKVQMFERHPVVAALLDDGLRRAKDDPEIGSWVRERVSLLHVSSLEQLKEHDDKPDVIYLDPMYPHKKKSALVKKEMRVFQTLVGADLDADGLLEPALKLATKRVVVKRPDYAEPLANIQPSTVIATKKNRFDIYVNSAMK; encoded by the coding sequence GTGCAGATCCGCCTTATTAGTCAACAACCAGAGCATCAACAACAGCTCGAACAACTTGCTGAACGTTGGCAACTTGTCGATGATGAAACCAATGATTTTGCCTTAGTATTAACTCCAACTCACCTTGAACTACAAAAGTTAGATGAGCCTAAACTCGGTGCGATATTTGTTGATTGGGTTTCTGGTGCATCAAATCATCGACGTAAGTTTGGTGGCGGTAAAGGTCAAGCCATTGCTAAAGCGGTTGGATTAAAAAATGGCGTGGTTCCAACGGTATTAGATGGCACAGCAGGCTTAGGTCGAGATGCTTTTGTTCTTGCTTCCCTCGGCTGTAAAGTGCAGATGTTTGAACGTCATCCTGTTGTTGCGGCACTGTTGGATGATGGATTACGACGAGCCAAAGACGATCCAGAAATCGGTTCATGGGTCAGAGAGCGTGTCTCTCTACTTCATGTTTCTAGCCTTGAGCAGCTAAAAGAGCATGATGATAAGCCCGATGTTATCTATCTTGATCCTATGTATCCCCATAAGAAAAAGTCAGCATTAGTAAAAAAAGAGATGCGGGTATTTCAAACCTTAGTGGGTGCGGATCTTGACGCCGATGGGCTACTGGAACCTGCATTGAAATTAGCCACAAAACGCGTCGTGGTTAAACGCCCTGATTATGCTGAACCCTTAGCCAACATTCAGCCATCAACGGTTATTGCAACTAAAAAGAACCGCTTTGATATCTATGTAAATAGTGCAATGAAATAG
- the asnC gene encoding transcriptional regulator AsnC produces the protein MDSEYKIDDLDRQILQALIDDARTPYAELGKRFHVSPATVHARVEKMRSADIIERTNIVVNEKKLGYDVCCFIGINLNSARDYQSAIDKLNQLDEVVEAYYTTGAYNIFVKLMCRSIEELQAVLIDKLQVIKEVQSTETLISLQNPIKRSVHP, from the coding sequence ATGGATAGCGAGTACAAAATAGATGATTTAGACCGACAGATTTTACAAGCTTTAATCGATGATGCTCGAACACCTTATGCTGAACTTGGTAAGCGGTTTCATGTTAGCCCTGCTACTGTCCATGCTCGTGTTGAAAAAATGCGTTCAGCAGATATTATTGAACGAACTAATATCGTCGTTAATGAGAAAAAGCTCGGTTATGATGTCTGTTGTTTTATTGGTATTAATTTAAACTCTGCTCGTGATTATCAATCTGCTATTGATAAGTTGAATCAACTCGATGAAGTGGTGGAAGCTTACTATACCACTGGCGCTTATAATATTTTCGTCAAATTAATGTGTCGCTCTATTGAGGAGTTACAAGCGGTATTAATCGATAAATTACAAGTGATAAAAGAGGTGCAATCTACCGAAACACTTATCTCTTTACAGAATCCAATTAAACGTAGTGTTCATCCATAA
- the lexA gene encoding transcriptional repressor LexA yields the protein MKPLTPRQQQVFDLIKAKIDFSGMPPTRAEIAKELGFRSANAAEEHLKALARKGAIEIIPGASRGLRLLIDNEVAEPEGLPLIGKVAAGEPILAQEHVEAHYQVDPNLFKRSADFLLRVNGMSMKDIGIMDGDLLAVHKTQEFHNGQVVIARLDEEVTVKRIEQKGQIVYLHAENPEFDPIVVDLANEPFTIEGLAVGVIRNADWM from the coding sequence ATGAAGCCATTAACCCCAAGACAGCAACAAGTTTTTGATTTAATCAAAGCAAAAATTGATTTTTCTGGAATGCCACCAACTCGTGCAGAAATTGCTAAAGAGTTGGGTTTTCGTTCAGCGAATGCAGCTGAAGAACATTTAAAAGCCCTTGCTCGCAAAGGCGCGATTGAAATTATTCCCGGCGCATCTCGTGGTTTGCGTTTATTGATTGATAATGAGGTTGCAGAACCCGAAGGCTTACCATTAATTGGTAAAGTTGCCGCAGGTGAGCCAATTTTAGCTCAAGAGCATGTAGAAGCGCATTATCAAGTTGATCCAAACTTATTTAAGCGTAGTGCAGATTTTCTATTACGTGTAAATGGAATGAGTATGAAGGATATTGGGATTATGGATGGTGACCTGCTTGCTGTACATAAAACTCAAGAGTTTCACAATGGCCAAGTTGTTATTGCCCGTTTAGATGAAGAGGTTACGGTAAAACGTATTGAGCAAAAAGGGCAAATAGTCTATCTTCATGCTGAAAACCCTGAGTTTGATCCGATTGTCGTTGATCTTGCTAATGAACCTTTCACTATTGAAGGTTTAGCCGTTGGTGTTATTCGCAATGCAGATTGGATGTAA